One Acidobacteriota bacterium DNA segment encodes these proteins:
- a CDS encoding bifunctional metallophosphatase/5'-nucleotidase, translated as MTHLTYICGLLLVFSPFSLFAKPAQPIVPQSKPKTVSILFFNDAHQVMPISDHLGIRGGVARLKTIIDQVKHDNPNTLVAFGGDLAGGLLFGAVFHGHPQVLAFNQLPVDVASFGQHDFDFGSAETRKLVAESKFAWITSNLVEQSGQPFAGVPRYLIREAGGLKIGFIGLTDDFDTTLPENIVTQQNILQSAKSAASSLRKQGADLIFALCQADMSKNLQMLEQIPDIDAVFGEEQSENRSIIQFANNRPVLSPCGNIGSVVQLDIELNQGKYVFSVRVHSVDETVVSDPELLKIEHRYQTELDTKLARPLAQVKTPLLAGYNTDHALRRRETNIGNFVTDAFRHHFGTEIGLINSGGIRAEAEGPTFTLKNAVSLLPFGNRLVVAKYTGAQLRQALEHGTSRVEINGGRLLLVSGLSYEFDPRAPIGRRIQWVKVQGKPLKDDQIYRVALPNFLQLGGEGFDMFKTDTLESEPPNGWPVDVDVLSEYARTLGVIDVGIQGRIVAKDQLKSE; from the coding sequence ATGACTCACCTGACCTACATTTGCGGGCTGTTGCTTGTGTTTTCACCCTTCAGCCTCTTTGCCAAACCGGCTCAACCCATCGTTCCCCAATCAAAACCAAAAACCGTTTCAATCTTGTTTTTCAACGATGCCCATCAGGTGATGCCGATCAGCGATCACCTCGGTATCCGAGGGGGCGTGGCCCGGTTGAAAACCATTATTGACCAGGTCAAGCACGACAATCCGAACACACTGGTGGCGTTTGGTGGTGATCTGGCGGGTGGATTGCTTTTTGGTGCTGTCTTCCATGGTCACCCACAAGTACTTGCATTTAATCAGCTTCCGGTGGACGTAGCTTCGTTTGGGCAGCATGATTTTGATTTTGGATCGGCTGAAACCCGCAAACTGGTTGCTGAGTCAAAATTTGCCTGGATCACATCCAATCTGGTCGAACAATCGGGTCAGCCATTTGCCGGCGTTCCCCGGTACCTGATTCGTGAAGCTGGCGGCCTGAAAATTGGATTCATTGGGTTGACCGATGATTTTGACACCACACTGCCGGAAAACATCGTCACCCAACAAAATATTTTGCAATCCGCCAAATCTGCAGCTTCATCATTGCGCAAACAGGGTGCGGATTTGATCTTTGCTCTCTGTCAGGCAGATATGTCCAAAAACCTGCAAATGCTTGAACAAATTCCAGATATTGACGCGGTTTTTGGTGAAGAACAGTCTGAAAACCGAAGTATCATCCAGTTTGCAAACAACCGCCCCGTGCTCTCCCCTTGTGGAAATATCGGGTCAGTGGTTCAACTTGATATCGAACTGAACCAGGGCAAGTATGTTTTTTCAGTTCGGGTCCATTCAGTTGACGAAACGGTGGTCAGCGACCCCGAATTGCTCAAGATTGAACATCGGTATCAAACCGAGCTTGATACCAAACTGGCTCGCCCCCTGGCTCAGGTCAAAACACCTTTGCTTGCCGGATACAATACCGATCATGCCCTCCGACGACGTGAAACCAATATCGGCAACTTTGTGACAGATGCCTTTCGCCACCATTTTGGAACTGAAATCGGCCTGATCAACAGCGGTGGCATCCGGGCCGAAGCCGAAGGACCAACCTTTACTTTGAAAAATGCGGTGAGTTTGCTCCCTTTTGGAAACCGGCTGGTTGTTGCGAAATACACTGGCGCTCAGCTTCGGCAAGCCCTCGAACATGGCACCAGTCGGGTTGAAATTAATGGCGGGCGGCTATTGCTGGTTTCAGGGTTGAGTTACGAGTTTGATCCGAGAGCCCCGATTGGAAGACGGATTCAATGGGTTAAGGTCCAGGGGAAACCGCTCAAAGATGACCAAATCTATCGAGTGGCGCTTCCGAATTTCCTCCAACTCGGGGGAGAAGGCTTTGACATGTTCAAAACCGATACCCTTGAATCCGAGCCGCCCAATGGCTGGCCAGTTGATGTTGATGTCCTATCCGAATATGCCCGTACCCTGGGCGTGATTGATGTTGGAATTCAAGGCCGCATCGTGGCGAAGGATCAACTAAAGAGTGAGTAG
- a CDS encoding adenosylcobalamin-dependent ribonucleoside-diphosphate reductase: protein MSKPVASLSQPVQSIGINAQTVIARRYARKDINGQPLETWPEIVSRVVKYVAKAESDPDTRHQFHQEATQLLLNRQFIPNTPCLVNAGHERAQLAACFVLPIADSIASIMEHAKQCAIIHQTGGGTGMTYELLRPAGAIVKSTHGVASGPVSFMNIVNATTETIRQGGVRRGANMGILAIQHPDILRFIHAKNDQNSLTNFNISVTVTDAFLQAVERNEWFQTEFDGKPWVQPIIDPLTGQNYVFEGTEPPQPGMVFAPDVWQRIVFSAWKYAEPGIIFIDEVNRRNHVLKSLGRISASNPCAEQMLHSYNACNLGSLDVAKFANEAGEIDWAGLQKAIRTCVRFLDNVIEMCFWPLPEVKQMVYRTRPVGLGIMGFADLLLKQKIRYASPESLKVAEELMSFIRHEAWLASCELGKEKGGFPEFEPNHEAYQSFFENELQISATECTPRNYEVTTVAPTGTISLVAETSSGIEPNFSWAYVRRDTIGTRVYVHPLAARALGIEFDPQDPTSMERAATAVCDRQRQLPVEFITSHEISPDEHLQMLVAFQKHVDNSISKTVNGPASHTIEQIDQLFRTAARLGVKAVSYYRDNSREGQVLTQLASPKSSEPPAPTPVSTPPEETVAVIEPTTKNRPKELQGWTWQIPFEGQNLYVTVNHDGTNVLEVFATGPVSGSVGMLVSRMLRGGFTPPEVARILNKVTGTHATWFNRRCLSSPEQAIAECILLTMNRLEGKIEPSSGKVASVKATALRTGYRACPECGSEVNHASNCDICPVCGWSKCT from the coding sequence ATGTCCAAGCCAGTTGCTTCGCTCTCTCAACCAGTTCAATCAATTGGGATCAATGCTCAAACGGTCATTGCCAGACGCTATGCCCGCAAAGATATCAACGGACAACCGCTTGAAACCTGGCCGGAGATTGTCTCCCGTGTGGTCAAATATGTCGCCAAGGCTGAATCAGACCCTGACACCCGCCATCAGTTTCACCAGGAAGCAACCCAATTGTTGCTCAATCGCCAGTTTATCCCGAATACGCCGTGCCTGGTAAATGCCGGCCACGAACGCGCTCAACTTGCGGCCTGTTTTGTGCTCCCTATTGCAGATTCAATAGCCAGCATTATGGAACACGCCAAACAATGCGCCATCATTCATCAAACTGGCGGCGGGACTGGAATGACCTATGAATTGCTTCGCCCCGCTGGTGCCATCGTCAAATCAACCCATGGCGTGGCGTCCGGTCCGGTTTCGTTTATGAATATTGTCAACGCCACGACCGAGACAATCCGGCAGGGAGGCGTTCGACGTGGCGCGAATATGGGGATTCTGGCCATTCAACATCCAGATATTCTGCGCTTTATCCACGCCAAAAATGACCAGAACAGCCTTACGAACTTCAATATCTCCGTGACGGTGACCGATGCGTTTCTGCAGGCGGTTGAGCGCAACGAATGGTTTCAAACCGAGTTTGACGGCAAGCCCTGGGTGCAACCCATCATTGACCCGCTCACCGGGCAAAATTACGTGTTTGAAGGAACTGAACCGCCACAACCCGGCATGGTGTTTGCCCCCGATGTCTGGCAACGAATTGTCTTTTCAGCCTGGAAGTACGCTGAACCTGGTATCATCTTCATTGATGAAGTCAATCGCCGAAACCATGTCCTCAAGAGTTTGGGACGGATTTCGGCAAGTAATCCATGTGCTGAACAAATGCTCCATTCATATAATGCCTGCAATCTGGGCTCGCTCGACGTTGCGAAATTCGCAAATGAAGCTGGAGAGATTGACTGGGCCGGGCTTCAAAAAGCAATCCGCACCTGCGTTCGGTTTCTCGATAATGTCATTGAGATGTGCTTCTGGCCGCTTCCCGAAGTCAAACAGATGGTTTATCGCACCCGTCCGGTTGGGCTTGGAATTATGGGTTTTGCCGATTTGCTGCTTAAACAAAAGATTCGGTATGCCAGTCCTGAAAGTCTGAAAGTAGCTGAAGAACTCATGAGCTTTATTCGCCACGAAGCCTGGCTGGCCAGTTGCGAACTGGGCAAAGAAAAAGGCGGCTTCCCCGAGTTTGAACCAAATCACGAAGCCTACCAGTCATTTTTTGAGAATGAGTTACAAATTTCAGCCACCGAATGCACGCCACGTAACTATGAAGTCACCACCGTTGCCCCAACCGGTACGATTTCACTCGTGGCCGAAACCAGTTCAGGGATTGAACCAAACTTCAGTTGGGCCTATGTCCGGCGCGATACCATCGGAACACGGGTTTATGTCCATCCGCTGGCCGCCCGGGCACTTGGAATTGAATTTGATCCACAGGACCCGACCTCGATGGAGCGGGCAGCCACAGCAGTGTGTGACCGACAACGCCAGCTTCCAGTCGAGTTTATAACCTCGCACGAAATTTCTCCGGATGAGCACTTGCAGATGCTGGTGGCTTTTCAAAAACACGTGGACAACAGCATTTCCAAGACCGTGAATGGACCGGCTTCGCATACAATTGAACAAATTGATCAGCTTTTTCGAACGGCGGCCCGTCTTGGGGTCAAAGCTGTTTCCTACTATCGAGACAACAGCCGCGAAGGGCAGGTTTTAACCCAACTGGCCAGCCCCAAATCCAGCGAACCGCCCGCACCGACACCAGTTTCAACTCCACCAGAAGAGACCGTTGCGGTCATTGAACCAACCACCAAAAACCGACCCAAAGAGTTACAAGGCTGGACCTGGCAAATTCCATTTGAGGGCCAAAATCTCTATGTCACGGTCAACCACGATGGCACCAACGTGCTTGAAGTTTTTGCCACGGGGCCGGTGAGCGGTTCAGTCGGAATGCTTGTTTCGCGAATGCTTCGTGGTGGGTTTACGCCACCTGAAGTCGCCCGCATTTTAAATAAGGTCACTGGAACGCACGCGACGTGGTTTAACCGACGCTGTCTTTCAAGCCCGGAACAGGCGATTGCTGAATGTATCCTCCTGACAATGAACAGGTTAGAAGGAAAGATCGAACCTTCGTCCGGAAAAGTCGCTTCTGTCAAAGCAACCGCCTTACGCACCGGGTATCGTGCCTGTCCGGAATGTGGAAGTGAGGTCAACCATGCCTCAAACTGTGATATCTGCCCGGTTTGCGGGTGGTCGAAATGTACGTAG
- a CDS encoding AAA family ATPase, with translation MKAHQFFGLLENCFAPSPNPRYLFLTDQISACLFKCRFVIEERQGLSAIIGKVGFGKTSVVRCLVDGYIDNPDYRIVLLPNGNFPSEMQLAKTISDELGISKRRSMLGQLHEIRDFAIETYHKGGNVVIFIDEAQALRGSQFDFLRELLNFETNESKVIQIVIAGQPEIEMKLATKSALVSRIILTSYLDTFTLEDMVKAIEHRVRVAGGQLDQVMNEKALHSLYIASRGIPREIVKIANAAMLLAAINEIRPISAELVELAVDNILQSEESLHVGPTEEATELRRSAAD, from the coding sequence ATGAAGGCTCATCAATTTTTTGGACTCCTCGAAAATTGTTTTGCTCCCTCACCCAACCCCCGATATCTCTTTTTGACTGACCAAATCAGTGCCTGTTTATTTAAATGCCGGTTTGTGATCGAAGAACGTCAAGGGTTATCAGCCATTATCGGCAAGGTCGGGTTTGGGAAAACCAGCGTCGTACGCTGTCTGGTGGACGGGTACATCGATAATCCTGATTATCGAATTGTGCTTTTGCCCAACGGGAATTTTCCGTCCGAAATGCAACTGGCCAAAACCATTTCTGATGAACTTGGTATTTCCAAGCGCCGATCAATGCTTGGGCAATTGCACGAAATTCGGGATTTTGCGATTGAGACCTATCATAAAGGCGGCAATGTCGTGATTTTTATTGACGAAGCCCAGGCCCTGCGTGGCAGTCAATTTGATTTTCTGCGGGAATTACTCAATTTCGAGACCAATGAATCGAAAGTGATTCAAATCGTGATTGCCGGCCAGCCCGAGATTGAAATGAAACTGGCCACCAAATCGGCCCTGGTTTCCCGCATTATTTTGACCAGTTATTTAGACACCTTCACGTTGGAAGATATGGTGAAAGCCATTGAACATCGAGTTCGGGTTGCCGGCGGGCAGCTCGACCAGGTGATGAACGAAAAAGCCCTGCATAGCCTGTATATTGCTTCGCGGGGCATCCCGCGTGAAATTGTCAAAATAGCCAATGCCGCCATGTTACTGGCTGCCATTAACGAAATTCGGCCAATCTCGGCGGAACTCGTTGAACTGGCAGTTGATAACATTCTGCAGTCCGAGGAAAGTCTGCATGTCGGACCAACCGAAGAAGCCACTGAACTTCGCCGAAGCGCTGCGGATTAA
- a CDS encoding MarR family transcriptional regulator → MDLNNPKNKNDFLGYFFTSLVDLNNPAEKNKKSLFNDPNINLLASLPTTDGYLKLHRQIVDFLYPQLDPAEQAIHLQLYRLSWGYNKTTCIIGLPKLAQRSGMSTSAAQQAVNRLMTKGLIKKVRMILGKGIEQGVEYEVPLPDSLFNSTSLPESTSLVDLNSIIENKYIIENFDARAPMRDTRARAASRNKKIQTHFQTLTGKPWLPTDEQALDLIEHLGEDAIVEMMTRIRQRSPEPIGSFAYFARAIIRELQFPEPLTNLALKHRIAAIVAELRELRIGESYPPSELVHDLKNRCLQEDLPWNDDLVNAVLANENKSKPK, encoded by the coding sequence GTGGATTTAAATAACCCAAAGAATAAAAATGATTTTTTGGGTTATTTTTTTACTAGCCTAGTGGATTTAAATAACCCAGCCGAAAAAAATAAAAAAAGCCTATTTAATGACCCAAACATCAATTTATTGGCCAGTCTTCCAACGACCGACGGCTACTTAAAATTACACCGACAAATCGTTGACTTTTTATATCCCCAGCTTGATCCAGCAGAACAGGCGATTCACCTCCAACTCTACAGACTCTCCTGGGGATATAATAAAACCACTTGCATCATAGGGTTACCTAAACTTGCCCAGCGCTCTGGAATGTCAACTTCAGCCGCCCAGCAAGCCGTCAATCGCCTGATGACAAAAGGGCTTATCAAAAAGGTCCGCATGATCTTAGGAAAAGGCATCGAACAGGGGGTTGAGTACGAGGTTCCATTACCCGATAGCCTATTTAATTCCACTAGCCTACCGGAATCCACTAGCCTAGTGGATTTAAATAGCATAATAGAAAATAAATACATAATAGAAAATTTTGACGCGCGCGCGCCCATGCGCGACACGCGTGCGAGGGCCGCTTCGCGAAATAAAAAGATCCAAACCCATTTCCAAACGTTGACCGGTAAACCGTGGCTTCCAACTGATGAACAGGCGCTGGACCTCATCGAACACCTTGGCGAAGACGCCATCGTCGAAATGATGACCCGCATCAGGCAACGCAGCCCAGAACCGATTGGAAGCTTTGCCTACTTTGCCAGAGCCATCATTCGCGAACTGCAGTTTCCAGAGCCACTCACCAACCTTGCGCTCAAACACCGTATCGCGGCCATTGTCGCCGAACTGAGAGAACTCCGAATCGGAGAATCCTATCCACCATCGGAACTGGTTCACGATTTGAAAAACCGCTGCCTGCAAGAAGACCTGCCCTGGAACGATGACCTGGTCAACGCAGTGCTCGCCAACGAAAACAAATCAAAACCAAAGTAG
- a CDS encoding helix-turn-helix transcriptional regulator, translated as MKPVTISAQPGLSAPPEPFYGMTRERWRLTGITFSESSYPSGLTMARHDHNHPYCSFVLAGAYTETVGSKTRSVESHHITFHPREEAHAVGFGNHPTRIFRVEFNTDWLVELVGNHRTLHLPLHLRNEPFKRHRVALYREFSRQDRWSALAVEGIVLELIAELGRLLETRSSPCRQPLWIQQIREQLEAEFLTPPSLTQLAQSVNIHPVTVAKTFRSVFHVTMSEFIRQQRIEFACDQLLQSQLPINQIALESGFYDQSHFTNAFKRVMGVTPAEYRTINQKTVDL; from the coding sequence ATGAAACCAGTCACCATCTCCGCTCAGCCGGGTTTGAGCGCCCCGCCAGAACCGTTTTACGGGATGACTCGTGAACGCTGGCGACTGACCGGAATTACCTTCTCGGAATCGAGTTATCCGTCGGGGTTGACCATGGCCCGGCACGACCACAACCATCCCTACTGCAGCTTCGTCCTGGCTGGCGCCTACACCGAAACCGTCGGTTCAAAAACCCGCTCGGTTGAATCGCACCACATTACGTTTCATCCCCGCGAAGAGGCTCACGCCGTCGGGTTTGGAAACCATCCGACACGGATCTTCCGGGTGGAATTCAATACCGACTGGCTGGTTGAACTGGTCGGAAATCACCGGACGCTGCACCTGCCGCTGCACCTGCGCAACGAACCGTTCAAACGTCACCGGGTTGCCCTGTACCGCGAATTTTCCCGCCAGGACCGATGGTCGGCCCTGGCCGTGGAAGGGATCGTGCTCGAACTGATCGCCGAGCTTGGCCGGTTGCTCGAAACGCGATCCAGCCCGTGCCGTCAGCCACTCTGGATTCAGCAAATCCGCGAGCAATTGGAGGCTGAGTTTCTGACGCCTCCATCACTGACCCAACTGGCGCAATCGGTCAATATTCATCCGGTAACCGTGGCGAAAACTTTCCGCTCTGTTTTTCACGTTACAATGAGTGAGTTCATCCGTCAGCAACGCATCGAATTTGCTTGTGATCAGCTATTACAAAGCCAGTTACCGATTAACCAAATTGCGCTTGAATCAGGGTTTTATGATCAGAGCCATTTTACGAATGCCTTTAAGCGGGTCATGGGAGTAACTCCGGCTGAATATCGTACAATAAATCAAAAAACTGTAGATTTGTAA
- a CDS encoding PD40 domain-containing protein: protein MRQWLWLALVFGLWSLSVGGQPSEKRLYARVTANQTQIVFSLAGDLWTVDKAGGSARQLTNTPDEEGMPAFSPDGQQLAFSRQSGGNWDMYLMPASGGEARRLTFHPRNDVVVGWHPDGKHILYRSSASGVPKLYSLAVDGVLPTELPFDRAFTGSFSPDGNRVAFNPNLSLSDWRYYRGGYQGQIWLTEVKTGVTERVPQLDFNNDVPVWIGNTIYFLSDRTGVHNLFAFDVKTRRTTQLTSFEQFGIQTLGQGPHSLVFVRDGQLYLFELDKPGPAPVSVSLTASAPERLPRTVDASRLIDSVAFGMSGDSLVVGARGEVFLVEPATGKKTNLTQTSGIAERWPVVSPDGKWVAYFSDETGEYQLCVKTTSGSGAVKRLAIEAKPSFYRDLLWSPDGKKLVFCDRRLGVWLAELDQEKVSRIDTTPYSYQIDWNLNWSPDGRWLAYSKSLASRIRTIFLYDTDNRQLHQMTSGKIWAEFPCFDAGGKYLYFVSSPNAALSGYGWGVLNGVMARPGITRRLHLVTLRESDPLPFLPDGKPNPAAQADEVLTSITIDFANLATRMVNVPVPEQDFVQVLPGKPGMVFALTNEWPSPPVFTARPQRTLFQWNLTSASKLEKIAENTPLVTVSGDGTTLFYQADRNWIVVSTANAPSAEKKKVDLSKLELNLDPSAEWKQLYRESWHIMRDWFYDPNFHGQDLAFLEHHYAAYLPGITRRADLNTLLNRMLGHVSVSHLVVDGGDVPPPAGQPSRGGLLGADFEIAEGKYRFKRILRTSTLEDPLGFVPAPLDRPDARVADGSFVLAIDGKPVEVSKPIDLYLEGKANRPVQLTVASDASGRNSQTLTVYPLANEATLRAANQVKAFQKRVEEVSHGQLGYVYVANYGAATMDAIRGLLGNSQRKGVIIDQRYNGGGITPDFLIEWLQRKPLYFYTFREGDDIATPVNPGPQVKVLMTNELNGSAAETFALMFKLAKLGPIVGKRTFGGGIGPYFPTPDLIDGGFVQLPNRAAYQSDGTSWGIENIGVSPTIDVDILPTDVLAGRDPQLEKAIEAALAELKKTNPPTVRKPKYPIHPK from the coding sequence ATGAGACAATGGTTGTGGTTGGCATTGGTGTTTGGACTGTGGTCACTGTCGGTTGGCGGGCAACCGTCTGAAAAGCGATTGTATGCACGGGTGACGGCAAACCAAACCCAGATTGTATTTAGCCTGGCGGGTGATCTATGGACGGTTGATAAAGCTGGCGGCAGTGCCCGGCAACTCACCAATACTCCCGACGAAGAAGGAATGCCAGCCTTTTCTCCTGATGGACAACAGCTTGCTTTTTCACGCCAGTCAGGTGGCAACTGGGACATGTACCTGATGCCGGCAAGCGGTGGCGAAGCCCGGCGGCTGACGTTTCATCCACGCAATGACGTTGTTGTTGGGTGGCATCCGGATGGAAAACACATTCTCTATCGCTCAAGTGCCAGTGGCGTGCCGAAGCTGTATTCTTTGGCCGTGGATGGTGTCTTGCCGACTGAATTGCCCTTTGATCGAGCGTTCACCGGGTCATTTTCGCCAGATGGAAACCGGGTTGCTTTTAATCCAAACCTTTCGTTGAGCGACTGGCGCTACTATCGGGGCGGCTATCAGGGCCAGATCTGGCTCACTGAAGTGAAAACAGGTGTCACGGAGCGGGTGCCACAACTCGATTTCAATAATGACGTGCCGGTATGGATTGGGAATACCATCTATTTTTTGTCTGACCGAACTGGTGTTCACAACCTTTTTGCCTTTGATGTGAAAACCCGGCGCACAACACAGCTTACCAGCTTTGAACAATTTGGAATTCAAACCCTGGGCCAGGGACCACATTCGCTCGTTTTTGTCCGCGATGGCCAGTTGTATCTTTTTGAACTGGATAAACCGGGGCCCGCGCCTGTTTCTGTTTCGCTCACGGCCTCAGCGCCTGAGCGGTTGCCGCGAACGGTTGATGCGTCGCGGTTGATTGATTCGGTTGCCTTTGGAATGTCAGGTGATTCCCTGGTGGTTGGTGCCCGAGGGGAGGTATTTCTGGTTGAGCCAGCCACCGGGAAAAAGACAAACCTGACGCAAACTTCAGGCATTGCCGAACGCTGGCCGGTGGTGTCACCCGATGGAAAATGGGTCGCCTATTTCTCAGACGAAACGGGTGAATATCAGTTATGCGTGAAAACGACGTCAGGCTCAGGGGCGGTCAAACGGCTGGCCATCGAAGCCAAACCGTCATTTTACCGCGATTTGCTCTGGTCGCCGGATGGCAAAAAACTGGTCTTTTGTGACCGCCGGCTTGGGGTCTGGCTGGCTGAACTTGATCAGGAAAAGGTATCTCGCATTGATACCACACCCTATTCATATCAAATTGATTGGAATTTGAACTGGTCGCCGGATGGACGCTGGCTGGCCTATTCCAAAAGTCTTGCCAGCCGAATTCGGACCATCTTTTTGTATGACACCGACAATCGGCAACTCCACCAGATGACCAGCGGAAAAATCTGGGCTGAATTTCCCTGTTTTGATGCCGGTGGAAAGTACCTGTATTTTGTTTCAAGTCCAAATGCCGCGCTCAGTGGCTATGGATGGGGTGTCTTAAACGGTGTGATGGCTCGTCCGGGCATTACCCGGCGATTGCACCTGGTTACCCTTCGGGAATCTGACCCGCTCCCGTTTTTACCGGATGGCAAACCAAACCCGGCGGCACAGGCTGACGAAGTGCTGACCAGTATCACGATTGATTTTGCCAACCTGGCCACCCGGATGGTCAATGTTCCGGTACCAGAGCAGGATTTTGTGCAAGTGCTGCCCGGCAAACCGGGTATGGTGTTTGCGCTCACCAATGAATGGCCGTCGCCGCCAGTCTTTACGGCCCGTCCACAGAGAACCCTTTTCCAATGGAATCTGACATCTGCCAGTAAACTTGAAAAAATTGCCGAGAATACGCCCCTGGTCACTGTTTCCGGTGACGGTACAACCCTTTTCTATCAGGCTGATCGAAATTGGATTGTGGTTTCAACCGCCAATGCGCCCTCGGCTGAAAAGAAAAAGGTTGACCTTTCAAAGCTGGAACTGAACCTGGATCCATCCGCCGAATGGAAGCAACTGTATCGTGAAAGCTGGCACATCATGCGCGACTGGTTTTATGACCCAAATTTTCATGGTCAGGATCTGGCGTTTCTCGAACACCACTATGCGGCGTATTTACCAGGCATCACCCGTCGGGCTGATCTCAACACGCTGTTGAACCGAATGCTGGGCCATGTTTCAGTCAGTCACCTGGTAGTAGATGGTGGAGATGTTCCGCCTCCGGCTGGCCAGCCATCTCGTGGGGGTCTCCTGGGGGCAGATTTTGAAATTGCCGAAGGAAAATACCGGTTCAAACGCATACTCAGAACCAGCACGCTTGAGGATCCGCTCGGGTTTGTTCCAGCACCGCTTGACCGACCTGATGCCCGTGTGGCGGATGGTTCGTTTGTCCTGGCGATTGATGGAAAACCAGTGGAGGTTTCCAAACCAATTGATCTGTATCTGGAAGGCAAAGCCAATCGTCCGGTTCAACTTACGGTTGCTTCCGATGCCAGTGGGCGCAATTCGCAGACGCTGACGGTGTATCCACTTGCCAATGAGGCAACACTTCGGGCGGCCAATCAGGTCAAGGCATTTCAAAAACGGGTTGAAGAGGTTTCTCACGGCCAGCTTGGCTATGTGTATGTCGCCAATTACGGGGCGGCGACCATGGATGCCATTCGTGGATTGCTTGGAAACAGCCAGCGGAAAGGTGTCATCATTGACCAGCGGTATAATGGAGGCGGGATCACACCTGATTTTCTGATTGAATGGTTACAGCGTAAACCGTTGTATTTCTATACCTTCCGCGAAGGAGACGACATTGCAACCCCGGTCAATCCCGGTCCACAAGTGAAAGTATTGATGACCAACGAACTCAACGGCTCGGCTGCCGAAACATTTGCCTTGATGTTCAAACTGGCCAAACTGGGGCCCATTGTCGGAAAGCGAACCTTTGGCGGAGGCATCGGACCCTATTTCCCGACGCCAGATCTCATTGACGGAGGTTTTGTCCAGTTGCCCAATCGGGCTGCCTACCAGTCGGACGGCACCTCCTGGGGGATTGAAAACATTGGTGTCAGCCCAACCATTGATGTTGACATCCTTCCGACTGATGTTTTGGCGGGTCGCGACCCGCAGCTTGAAAAGGCAATTGAGGCAGCACTGGCCGAACTCAAAAAAACGAACCCCCCGACGGTTCGAAAGCCGAAATATCCGATCCATCCGAAATGA
- a CDS encoding RNA-binding protein: MKLYVGNLSFKTVEEDLSQLFAQAGTVDSATVVVDRETGRSRGFGFVEMASKEDGMRAISQFHGTELDGRTLTVNEARPREERGGGNRGGGFGGGGHRGGGGGGHRGGGGGGGHRGGGSRW, from the coding sequence ATGAAGCTCTACGTTGGCAACCTGTCCTTTAAAACCGTTGAAGAAGATTTGAGCCAGTTGTTCGCCCAGGCTGGTACCGTTGATAGCGCCACTGTCGTGGTTGATCGTGAAACTGGCCGCTCACGCGGTTTTGGTTTTGTCGAAATGGCCTCCAAAGAAGATGGTATGCGCGCAATTTCCCAGTTCCATGGCACCGAACTTGATGGTCGGACCCTGACCGTGAACGAAGCCCGTCCTCGTGAAGAACGTGGCGGCGGCAATCGCGGCGGCGGCTTCGGCGGCGGCGGTCATCGTGGCGGCGGCGGTGGTGGTCACCGCGGCGGCGGCGGTGGCGGCGGTCATCGTGGCGGCGGATCACGCTGGTAA